The Agromyces hippuratus genome has a window encoding:
- the mnhG gene encoding monovalent cation/H(+) antiporter subunit G: protein MSAAEIAVGLLILVSAFLSMAAGIGIVRFPDVLTRLHAATKPQVLGLATVLVAIVVQVPTWGVLTTVVLVMTFQLLTQPMTAHMLGRSAYRSDHVRRDLLIEDDLDRDIAEHDQTGR from the coding sequence ATGAGCGCCGCCGAGATCGCAGTGGGGCTCCTCATCCTGGTGAGCGCGTTCCTGTCGATGGCCGCGGGCATCGGCATCGTGCGGTTCCCCGACGTGCTGACCCGGCTGCACGCCGCGACGAAACCGCAGGTACTCGGACTCGCGACCGTGCTCGTCGCGATCGTCGTGCAGGTGCCGACCTGGGGCGTGCTCACGACCGTGGTGCTCGTGATGACGTTCCAGCTGCTCACCCAGCCGATGACCGCGCACATGCTCGGCCGCTCGGCCTACCGCAGCGATCACGTGCGCCGCGATCTGCTGATCGAGGACGACCTCGACCGCGACATCGCCGAGCACGACCAGACGGGTCGCTGA
- a CDS encoding enoyl-CoA hydratase/isomerase family protein: protein MIELTVADGIAEVVLNAPEKLNSLGEAAIGELAAAYLEAERMAQTGDIRALVLRGEGRAFCAGRDISGVDPREDDVLGYLGGLVEPLLQRMAGIAVPTFAVAHGACLGVGLGLLIASDIVYVADTAKIGSPFANLGATLDSGGHALFVERLGAHRTMDLIVTGRLMSGAEAVAAGLFSQVFPADEVTDATRAAARAAASGATQAFVASKRLVAALRDDRLGLWASMAEENRAQAALCDTADYREGFAAFQEKRKPEFTGRG from the coding sequence ATGATCGAACTCACCGTGGCCGACGGCATCGCCGAGGTCGTGCTGAACGCCCCCGAGAAGCTCAACTCGCTCGGCGAGGCGGCGATCGGCGAACTGGCAGCGGCCTATCTCGAGGCCGAGCGGATGGCGCAGACCGGCGACATCCGTGCGCTCGTGCTGCGCGGCGAGGGGCGCGCGTTCTGCGCCGGCCGCGACATCTCGGGTGTCGACCCGCGCGAGGACGACGTGCTCGGCTACCTCGGCGGGCTCGTCGAGCCGCTCCTGCAGCGCATGGCGGGCATCGCCGTGCCGACGTTCGCGGTCGCGCACGGCGCGTGCCTCGGCGTGGGCCTCGGCCTGCTCATCGCCTCCGACATCGTCTACGTCGCCGACACCGCGAAGATCGGCTCGCCGTTCGCGAACCTCGGGGCGACGCTCGACTCGGGCGGGCACGCCCTCTTCGTCGAGCGCCTCGGCGCGCACCGCACCATGGACCTCATCGTCACCGGCCGGCTCATGTCGGGCGCCGAGGCGGTCGCGGCGGGCCTCTTCTCGCAGGTGTTCCCCGCCGACGAGGTGACGGATGCCACCCGCGCTGCGGCCCGCGCCGCGGCGTCAGGGGCCACGCAGGCGTTCGTCGCCTCGAAGCGCCTCGTCGCCGCGCTCCGCGACGACCGGCTCGGGCTCTGGGCGTCGATGGCCGAGGAGAACCGTGCGCAGGCCGCGCTCTGCGACACCGCCGACTACCGCGAGGGCTTCGCGGCGTTCCAGGAGAAGCGGAAGCCGGAGTTCACCGGGCGCGGCTGA
- the paaE gene encoding 1,2-phenylacetyl-CoA epoxidase subunit PaaE, with translation MAARNLGSTATPTPDAPTPDAAVASAFLQSTVGGESLSTNEAAKRHRARFHSLEVAEVRPLTADAVEVTFAVPDDLADDYTYLPGQYVALRKDFDGHELRRSYSICRPPVRGSVSVAIKRDLGGLFSTWANTELVAGDTLDVMSPQGTFTSSLDALDGKHIVGIAAGSGITPLMALAHTVLARSATSEFELVYTNRSTLDVMFLEELAELKDRYPSRLALHHVLSREQRTAPLLSGRIDGEKLDRMLHVLIRPETVDEWFLCGPFELVQLARDTLEARGVPAKHVRYELFTTDADRVEPRHGRPVVVERGEPTVAIEFTLDGLSSTVDSPVSANESILNAALRVRADVPFACAGGVCGTCRARVIEGSVAMTENYALEPDELERGYVLTCQSHPKSDRVVVDYDV, from the coding sequence ATGGCCGCCCGCAACCTGGGGTCGACGGCGACCCCGACGCCCGATGCCCCGACGCCCGATGCCGCGGTCGCCTCGGCGTTCCTGCAGAGCACCGTCGGCGGCGAATCCCTGTCCACGAACGAGGCGGCCAAGCGCCATCGCGCCCGCTTCCACTCGCTCGAGGTCGCCGAGGTGCGCCCCCTCACGGCCGACGCCGTCGAGGTCACCTTCGCCGTGCCCGACGACCTCGCCGACGACTACACGTACCTGCCCGGCCAGTACGTGGCGCTCCGCAAGGACTTCGACGGGCACGAGCTGCGCCGCAGCTACTCGATCTGCCGTCCGCCCGTGCGGGGCAGCGTCTCGGTCGCGATCAAGCGCGACCTGGGCGGCCTCTTCTCGACGTGGGCGAACACCGAGCTCGTCGCGGGCGACACCCTCGACGTGATGAGCCCGCAGGGCACGTTCACCTCGAGCCTCGACGCGCTCGACGGCAAGCACATCGTGGGCATCGCCGCCGGGTCGGGCATCACCCCGCTCATGGCGCTCGCCCACACGGTGCTGGCGCGCTCCGCGACATCCGAGTTCGAGCTCGTCTACACGAACCGGTCGACGCTCGACGTGATGTTCCTCGAGGAGCTCGCCGAGCTGAAGGACCGCTACCCGTCGCGCCTCGCCCTGCACCACGTGCTCTCTCGCGAGCAGCGCACCGCGCCGCTGCTCTCGGGGCGCATCGACGGCGAGAAACTCGACCGCATGCTCCACGTGCTGATCCGCCCCGAGACCGTCGACGAGTGGTTCCTCTGCGGGCCGTTCGAACTCGTGCAGCTCGCGCGCGACACCCTCGAGGCCCGCGGCGTGCCCGCCAAGCACGTGCGCTACGAGCTCTTCACGACCGACGCCGACCGGGTCGAGCCGCGACACGGCCGCCCGGTGGTCGTCGAGCGCGGCGAGCCGACCGTCGCGATCGAGTTCACGCTCGACGGCCTGTCGTCGACCGTCGACAGCCCCGTGAGCGCGAACGAGTCGATCTTGAACGCCGCGCTGCGCGTGCGGGCCGACGTGCCGTTCGCGTGCGCCGGGGGAGTGTGCGGCACCTGCCGTGCGCGCGTCATCGAGGGCAGCGTCGCCATGACCGAGAACTACGCCCTCGAACCCGACGAGCTCGAACGCGGCTACGTGCTCACGTGCCAGTCGCACCCCAAGTCGGACCGCGTCGTCGTCGACTACGACGTCTGA
- the paaD gene encoding 1,2-phenylacetyl-CoA epoxidase subunit PaaD: MPSDPAAVRAWAVAATVTDPEIPVLTIEDLGVLRSVEIADDGAVRVQLTPTYSGCPALDAMRDDVLLALTHAGYGDVRVDLVLAPAWTTDWMSEAGKEKLRTYGIQAPSGNAAARPAGPVRVQLAVKCPRCDSLNTRELARFGSTSCKALYECRDCLEPFDYFKVL, encoded by the coding sequence GTGCCGAGCGATCCAGCCGCCGTGCGCGCATGGGCGGTCGCGGCGACCGTGACCGACCCCGAGATCCCCGTGCTCACGATCGAAGACCTCGGCGTGCTGCGGTCGGTCGAGATCGCCGACGACGGCGCCGTGCGCGTGCAGCTGACGCCGACGTACAGCGGATGCCCAGCGCTCGACGCCATGCGCGACGACGTGCTGCTCGCGCTCACGCACGCGGGCTACGGCGACGTGCGCGTCGACCTCGTGCTCGCCCCCGCGTGGACCACCGACTGGATGAGCGAGGCCGGCAAGGAGAAGCTGCGCACGTACGGCATCCAGGCACCGAGCGGCAACGCCGCCGCACGCCCGGCAGGGCCCGTGCGCGTGCAGCTCGCCGTGAAGTGCCCGCGCTGCGACTCGCTCAACACCCGCGAGCTCGCCCGTTTCGGTTCGACGTCGTGCAAGGCCCTCTACGAGTGCCGCGACTGCCTCGAGCCCTTCGACTACTTCAAGGTGCTCTGA
- the paaC gene encoding 1,2-phenylacetyl-CoA epoxidase subunit PaaC, producing the protein MSGVRPEPVEGLRPTQPADDIHGDVSVDRLALADELAGTAADGSTAVASADVAEYALRLGDDALVLAQQLGMWIARAPELEEDVALGNIALDLIGHARSLMHYAGTASGRSEDDLAYWRDEPEFRNAWLFEQPNGDFAHTIARQLAASAYLFELYSWLVDSTDPTLAAIAAKSVKEVDYHRDHATQWVLRLAGGTEESRRRMLLAIIDTWPYVDELFDDDELVERLAAAGIAVLPSTLRPAFDAVIDEVFTEAVLERPTGRTAFIASGGGRHGSHTEHLGPLLAEMQVLARAHPGASW; encoded by the coding sequence GTGAGCGGCGTGCGCCCTGAGCCCGTCGAAGGGCTTCGACCGACTCAACCTGCAGACGACATCCACGGCGATGTCTCCGTCGACCGACTCGCGCTCGCCGACGAGCTCGCGGGCACCGCGGCCGACGGCAGCACGGCGGTCGCCTCGGCGGATGTCGCGGAGTACGCGCTGCGCCTCGGCGACGACGCCCTCGTGCTCGCCCAGCAGCTCGGCATGTGGATCGCCCGCGCCCCCGAGCTCGAAGAGGATGTCGCGCTCGGCAACATCGCCCTCGACCTGATCGGGCACGCCCGATCGCTGATGCACTACGCCGGCACCGCGAGCGGTCGCAGTGAAGACGACCTCGCCTACTGGCGCGATGAGCCCGAGTTCCGCAACGCCTGGCTCTTCGAACAGCCGAACGGCGACTTCGCGCACACGATCGCGCGCCAACTCGCGGCATCCGCCTACCTGTTCGAGCTGTATTCGTGGCTCGTGGACTCGACCGATCCGACGCTCGCGGCGATCGCCGCGAAGTCGGTGAAGGAGGTCGACTACCACCGCGACCACGCCACTCAGTGGGTGCTCCGGCTCGCGGGCGGCACCGAGGAATCGCGTCGCCGCATGCTCCTCGCGATCATCGACACCTGGCCCTACGTCGACGAGCTGTTCGACGACGACGAGCTCGTCGAGCGGCTCGCCGCAGCGGGCATCGCGGTGCTGCCGTCGACCCTGCGCCCGGCGTTCGACGCCGTCATCGACGAGGTCTTCACCGAGGCCGTGCTCGAGCGCCCGACCGGTCGCACGGCGTTCATCGCCTCCGGCGGCGGACGACACGGGAGCCACACCGAGCACCTCGGACCGCTGCTCGCCGAGATGCAGGTGCTCGCCCGCGCGCACCCCGGAGCATCGTGGTGA
- the paaB gene encoding 1,2-phenylacetyl-CoA epoxidase subunit PaaB produces the protein MSTPGEIGTEAWPLWEVFVRANRGLSHVHVGSLHAPDADMAVRNARDLYTRRNEGISIWVVPADAITTSDPDAKGAFFESPAGKNYRHAVYYTKSEGVKHL, from the coding sequence ATGTCGACACCAGGTGAGATCGGCACCGAGGCCTGGCCTCTCTGGGAGGTCTTCGTGCGCGCCAACCGCGGCCTCTCGCATGTGCACGTGGGTTCGCTGCACGCGCCCGATGCCGACATGGCGGTGCGCAACGCGCGCGACCTCTACACGCGGCGGAACGAGGGCATCTCGATCTGGGTCGTGCCCGCCGACGCGATCACCACGAGCGACCCCGACGCGAAGGGCGCCTTCTTCGAGAGCCCCGCCGGCAAGAACTACCGTCACGCGGTCTACTACACGAAGAGCGAAGGGGTGAAGCACCTGTGA
- the paaA gene encoding 1,2-phenylacetyl-CoA epoxidase subunit PaaA, whose translation MTSPADLSVVDPELSAEEARFNDLIAADSRIEPRDWMPDAYRKTLIRQISQHAHSEIIGMQPESNWITRAPSLKRKAILMAKVQDEAGHGLYLYSAAQTLGITREEMTDQLITGRARYSSIFNYTTPTWADMGAIGWLVDGAAICNQVPLCRASYGPYGRAMVRICKEESFHQRQGFEILLELMQGTEAQREMAQDAVNRWYWPALQMFGPPDDQSPNSAQSMAWNIKRFSNDELRQRFVGMLVPQAEVMGVTLPDPNLRFNEETGEYDMSEIDWTEFNEVLAGRGPANAERIRRRREAHEDGAWVREAAHEYARKQAGRELAGAVA comes from the coding sequence ATGACCTCTCCAGCAGACCTCAGTGTGGTCGACCCGGAGCTCTCCGCAGAGGAGGCCCGGTTCAACGACCTCATCGCCGCCGACTCCCGCATCGAGCCCCGCGACTGGATGCCCGATGCCTATCGCAAGACGCTCATCCGGCAGATCTCGCAGCATGCGCACTCCGAGATCATCGGCATGCAGCCCGAGTCGAACTGGATCACGCGCGCTCCGAGCCTGAAGCGCAAGGCGATCCTCATGGCGAAGGTGCAAGACGAAGCGGGCCACGGGCTCTACCTCTACTCGGCCGCGCAGACCCTCGGCATCACGCGCGAGGAGATGACCGACCAGCTGATCACCGGCCGGGCGCGCTACTCGTCGATCTTCAACTACACGACCCCCACGTGGGCCGACATGGGCGCGATCGGATGGCTCGTCGACGGCGCCGCGATCTGCAACCAGGTGCCGCTCTGCCGCGCCTCCTACGGCCCCTACGGCCGGGCGATGGTGCGCATCTGCAAGGAGGAGTCGTTCCACCAGCGCCAGGGCTTCGAGATCCTGCTCGAACTCATGCAGGGCACCGAGGCCCAGCGCGAGATGGCGCAGGACGCGGTGAACCGCTGGTACTGGCCCGCGCTGCAGATGTTCGGCCCGCCCGACGACCAGTCGCCGAACTCCGCCCAGTCGATGGCCTGGAACATCAAGCGCTTCTCGAACGACGAGCTGCGCCAGCGCTTCGTCGGCATGCTCGTGCCGCAGGCCGAGGTCATGGGCGTGACGCTGCCCGACCCGAACCTGCGCTTCAACGAGGAGACCGGCGAGTACGACATGAGCGAGATCGACTGGACCGAGTTCAACGAGGTGCTCGCGGGCCGCGGTCCGGCGAACGCCGAGCGCATCCGCCGACGCCGCGAGGCCCACGAAGACGGCGCCTGGGTGCGCGAGGCGGCGCACGAGTACGCCCGCAAGCAGGCCGGGCGCGAGCTCGCAGGGGCGGTGGCGTGA
- the paaI gene encoding hydroxyphenylacetyl-CoA thioesterase PaaI encodes MADAATTPTRTMMQRDQASAALGMVVELDEPGHAVVSMRVRDDMTNGFHITHGGFVFTLADTAFAIACNEDHTVTVAAGADITFLKSTVAGQTLTATARRRARSGRTGLYDVTVVDEQGDAVAEFRGRSISTNRTI; translated from the coding sequence ATGGCGGATGCCGCGACCACCCCGACCCGCACGATGATGCAGCGCGACCAGGCCTCCGCGGCGCTCGGCATGGTCGTCGAGCTCGACGAGCCCGGCCACGCGGTCGTCTCGATGCGGGTTCGCGACGACATGACGAACGGCTTCCACATCACCCACGGCGGCTTCGTCTTCACTCTCGCCGACACCGCGTTCGCCATCGCGTGCAACGAGGACCACACCGTCACCGTCGCCGCCGGGGCCGACATCACCTTCCTGAAGTCCACGGTCGCGGGGCAGACCCTCACCGCGACCGCCCGCCGACGCGCGCGCAGCGGCCGCACCGGCCTCTACGACGTCACGGTCGTCGACGAGCAGGGCGACGCCGTCGCCGAGTTCCGCGGCCGCTCGATCTCCACCAACCGCACCATCTGA
- the paaK gene encoding phenylacetate--CoA ligase PaaK, giving the protein MSRAEVEALQLECLQQTVQHAYDNVPLYTRKFDEAGVHPRDIRSLADVVKLPFTTKEDLRQTYPFGMFAVPMEQVARIHASSGTTGRPTVVGYTKGDLDRWATLIARSLRASGIRPGMKVHNAYGYGLFTGGLGAHGGIEKLGATVIPMSGGQTARQVQLILDFEPDAILCTPSYLLTIADCMVEQGIDPRSTSLKVAVLGAEPWTNEMRHELEQRLGIDALDIYGLSEVMGPGVGNECLETKDGPHIWEDHFLPEIIDGDTGAQLADGEMGELVFTSLTKEAFPVIRYRTRDLTRLLPGTARPGMRRIEKITGRNDDMIILRGVNLFPTQIEEIVLGIEQLTPHFILELRRTGTMDDMTVRIERHPDLSVEVCQAATVVLAKRIKEGIGSTVAVQLEEPGALPRSEGKYKRVYDLRGSAG; this is encoded by the coding sequence ATGTCCCGCGCCGAGGTCGAGGCGCTGCAGCTCGAGTGCCTGCAGCAGACCGTGCAGCACGCCTACGACAACGTGCCCCTCTACACGAGGAAGTTCGACGAGGCGGGGGTGCACCCCCGAGACATCCGCTCGCTCGCCGACGTCGTGAAGCTCCCCTTCACGACCAAGGAGGACCTGCGCCAGACCTACCCCTTCGGCATGTTCGCCGTGCCGATGGAGCAGGTCGCGCGCATCCACGCCTCGAGCGGCACCACGGGGCGCCCCACCGTGGTGGGCTACACGAAGGGCGACCTCGACCGCTGGGCGACGCTCATCGCGCGGTCGCTGCGGGCCAGCGGCATCCGGCCCGGCATGAAGGTGCACAACGCCTACGGCTACGGGCTCTTCACCGGCGGCCTCGGCGCGCACGGCGGCATCGAGAAGCTCGGCGCGACCGTCATCCCGATGTCGGGCGGCCAGACTGCACGACAGGTCCAGCTCATCCTCGACTTCGAGCCCGACGCGATCCTCTGCACGCCGAGCTACCTGCTGACGATCGCCGACTGCATGGTCGAGCAGGGCATCGACCCCCGCTCGACCTCGCTCAAGGTCGCCGTGCTCGGCGCCGAGCCGTGGACGAACGAGATGCGGCACGAACTCGAGCAGCGCCTCGGCATCGACGCGCTCGACATCTACGGCCTCAGCGAGGTCATGGGCCCGGGCGTCGGCAACGAGTGCCTCGAGACGAAGGACGGGCCGCACATCTGGGAGGACCACTTCCTGCCCGAGATCATCGACGGCGACACGGGCGCCCAGCTCGCCGACGGCGAGATGGGCGAGCTCGTCTTCACGTCGCTCACGAAGGAGGCATTCCCGGTCATCCGGTACCGCACGCGCGACCTCACGCGTCTGCTGCCCGGCACCGCCCGGCCCGGCATGCGCCGCATCGAGAAGATCACCGGCCGCAACGACGACATGATCATCCTGCGCGGCGTGAACCTCTTCCCGACGCAGATCGAGGAGATCGTGCTCGGCATCGAGCAGCTCACCCCGCACTTCATCCTCGAGCTGCGCCGCACGGGCACCATGGACGACATGACCGTGCGCATCGAACGGCACCCCGACCTCTCGGTCGAGGTCTGCCAGGCCGCCACGGTGGTGCTCGCCAAGCGCATCAAGGAGGGCATCGGCTCGACCGTCGCCGTGCAGCTCGAGGAACCGGGCGCCCTCCCCCGCAGCGAGGGCAAGTACAAGCGCGTCTACGACCTGCGCGGTTCTGCGGGTTGA
- a CDS encoding TetR/AcrR family transcriptional regulator, with product MSENGSLRRGRPGYDQQGILEVAVAAFNQYGYDATSMGVLADRLGLSKSAIYHHFASKDEILERALDDALSALEGVLGESDATRGRAADRLEAVLGGAVHVLVEKLPSVTMLLRVRGNTEVERRALARRRAFDRAVTSLVEEAQAEGSLRSDIDPSVVARLAFGMINSIVEWYRPGGKEDADRLAGDVIAIALDGLRMPTSNRVEELIERGPA from the coding sequence ATGTCTGAGAACGGTTCACTTCGACGCGGGCGCCCCGGGTACGACCAGCAGGGGATCCTCGAGGTCGCCGTCGCCGCGTTCAACCAGTACGGCTACGACGCGACCTCGATGGGGGTGCTCGCCGATCGACTCGGCCTGTCGAAGTCGGCGATCTACCACCACTTCGCCTCGAAGGACGAGATCCTCGAGCGCGCGCTCGACGACGCACTCAGTGCTCTCGAGGGCGTGCTCGGCGAATCGGACGCCACGCGCGGCCGCGCCGCCGATCGGCTCGAGGCGGTGCTCGGCGGCGCCGTGCACGTCCTCGTCGAGAAGCTGCCGTCGGTGACGATGCTGCTCCGCGTGCGCGGCAACACCGAGGTCGAGCGGCGAGCGCTCGCCCGGCGGCGAGCGTTCGACCGGGCGGTCACCTCGCTCGTCGAGGAGGCGCAGGCAGAGGGCAGCCTCCGCTCCGACATCGACCCGAGCGTCGTGGCTCGCCTCGCCTTCGGCATGATCAACTCGATCGTCGAGTGGTACCGCCCGGGTGGCAAGGAGGACGCCGACCGGCTCGCCGGCGACGTGATCGCCATCGCCCTCGACGGGCTGCGCATGCCAACCTCGAATCGCGTCGAAGAGCTCATCGAACGGGGACCAGCATGA
- a CDS encoding SpoIIAA family protein — protein MIEPLDGLPAGVIGFRAVGTIEAEDYRDVLDPAIHAALDAHGRVDCVFVMGEEFDHYSLGAMWEDAKLIGLPHSAWGRAAFVTDHDVLAGIATAFGGLVPGEFRVFPLAQRDEAIAWVAESASAPASSTSSD, from the coding sequence ATGATCGAACCACTCGACGGCCTGCCCGCAGGCGTGATCGGCTTCCGTGCCGTCGGCACGATCGAGGCCGAGGACTACCGCGACGTGCTCGACCCGGCGATCCATGCCGCGCTCGACGCGCACGGGCGTGTCGACTGCGTCTTCGTCATGGGCGAGGAGTTCGACCACTACTCGCTCGGGGCGATGTGGGAGGACGCGAAGCTCATCGGCCTCCCCCACTCGGCGTGGGGTCGTGCGGCGTTCGTCACCGACCACGACGTGCTCGCGGGCATCGCGACCGCGTTCGGCGGGCTCGTGCCCGGGGAGTTCCGCGTGTTCCCGCTGGCGCAGCGCGACGAGGCGATCGCCTGGGTGGCGGAGTCGGCGTCGGCGCCGGCGTCCTCCACGTCGTCGGACTGA
- a CDS encoding RecQ family ATP-dependent DNA helicase: MTLAAPPADTRSAALAALRELVGRDDAEFHDGQFEAIEALVEGRRRALVVQRTGWGKSAVYFVATLLLRRQGAGPTVLVSPLLALMRDQISAAERAGVRAVAINSTNPHEWSDVLAQLDRDEVDVLLVSPERLNNPAFREEQLPALVRRIGMLVVDEAHCISDWGHDFRPDYRRLRDLISQMPAEVPVLATTATANSRVVADVAEQLGTGAADGEAAAPEVLTIRGPLARASLRLGVLRLPDSPSRLAWLLSHLDDLPGSGIIYTLTVAAANDTARLLRERGHEVRAYTGQTDTDERTESEGMLKRNEVKALVATSALGMGFDKPDLGFVLHLGAPSSPVAYYQQVGRAGRASESADVLLLPGTEDAAIWHYFATASMPDQERAERVIGALSDVPVSTPALEAMVDIRRTPLELLLKVLDVDGAVRRVQGGWVATGMPWVYDAERYERIAAERLAEQQHMIEYEQTDGCRMEFLQRSLDDDTAAPCGRCDNCAGVWFPREIAASATATATESLDRVGVPVEPRRAWPTGADRLGVPVKGRIAPAEQASEGRALARLTDLGWGGTLRELFAAGAPDAPVTPQVLAACVRVLADWGWAERPVAVVAMPSRSRPQLVDSLARGLAEVGRLPYLGALEFRNGGPTGQPGGNSAFRLAGLWDRFSADGLDVPAGGVLLVDDQADSRWTLTIAARELRQAGATEVLPFALALRG; encoded by the coding sequence ATGACCCTCGCAGCGCCGCCCGCCGACACCCGATCCGCTGCGCTCGCCGCGCTGCGCGAACTCGTCGGGCGTGACGACGCCGAGTTCCACGACGGGCAGTTCGAGGCGATCGAAGCCCTGGTCGAGGGGCGCCGCCGTGCGCTCGTCGTGCAGCGCACCGGGTGGGGCAAGTCGGCCGTGTACTTCGTCGCGACGCTGCTGCTGCGCCGACAGGGCGCCGGTCCGACGGTGCTCGTCTCACCGCTCCTCGCCCTCATGCGCGACCAGATCTCGGCCGCCGAGCGAGCCGGGGTGCGGGCCGTGGCCATCAACTCGACGAATCCGCACGAGTGGAGCGACGTGCTCGCCCAGCTCGACCGCGACGAGGTCGACGTGCTGCTCGTCTCCCCCGAGCGGCTCAACAACCCCGCGTTCCGCGAAGAGCAGCTGCCCGCGCTCGTGCGGCGCATCGGCATGCTCGTCGTCGACGAGGCGCACTGCATCAGCGACTGGGGCCACGACTTCCGGCCCGACTACCGGCGGCTCCGCGACCTCATCTCGCAGATGCCGGCCGAGGTGCCGGTGCTCGCAACCACGGCGACGGCGAACAGCAGGGTCGTCGCCGACGTCGCCGAGCAGCTCGGCACGGGCGCGGCCGACGGCGAGGCCGCCGCTCCCGAAGTGCTCACGATCCGCGGGCCGCTCGCCCGGGCGTCGCTGCGACTCGGCGTGCTGCGGCTTCCCGACTCGCCGAGCCGGCTGGCCTGGCTCCTCAGCCACCTCGACGACCTGCCGGGTTCGGGCATCATCTACACGCTGACCGTCGCCGCCGCGAACGACACCGCGCGCCTCCTGCGCGAACGCGGCCACGAGGTGCGCGCCTACACGGGCCAGACCGACACCGACGAGCGCACCGAGTCCGAGGGCATGCTGAAGCGCAACGAGGTGAAGGCGCTCGTCGCCACGAGCGCGCTCGGCATGGGCTTCGACAAGCCCGACCTCGGGTTCGTGCTGCACCTCGGCGCACCGTCGTCGCCCGTGGCCTACTACCAGCAGGTCGGCCGCGCCGGCCGTGCCAGCGAGAGCGCCGACGTGCTGCTGCTCCCCGGCACCGAAGACGCCGCGATCTGGCACTACTTCGCGACCGCGTCGATGCCCGATCAGGAGCGTGCGGAGCGCGTCATCGGCGCCCTCTCCGACGTTCCCGTCTCCACGCCAGCACTCGAGGCGATGGTCGACATCCGCCGCACCCCGCTCGAGCTCCTGCTGAAGGTGCTCGACGTCGACGGGGCCGTGCGCCGGGTGCAGGGCGGCTGGGTCGCGACCGGCATGCCGTGGGTCTACGACGCCGAGCGCTACGAGCGCATCGCCGCCGAGCGGCTCGCCGAGCAGCAGCACATGATCGAGTACGAGCAGACCGACGGATGCCGCATGGAGTTCCTGCAGCGTTCCCTCGACGACGACACGGCGGCGCCCTGCGGGCGGTGCGACAACTGCGCGGGCGTCTGGTTCCCACGTGAGATCGCGGCATCCGCCACGGCCACCGCCACCGAATCACTCGACCGCGTCGGTGTGCCCGTCGAACCGCGCCGCGCGTGGCCGACGGGCGCCGACCGTCTCGGCGTGCCCGTGAAGGGGCGCATCGCGCCGGCCGAGCAGGCGAGCGAGGGCCGGGCCCTCGCACGACTGACCGATCTCGGGTGGGGCGGCACGCTGCGCGAACTGTTCGCGGCGGGCGCGCCTGACGCGCCGGTCACGCCGCAGGTGCTGGCGGCCTGCGTGCGCGTGCTCGCCGACTGGGGCTGGGCCGAGCGGCCGGTGGCGGTCGTGGCGATGCCGTCGCGCTCGCGCCCGCAGCTCGTCGACTCGCTCGCCCGGGGCCTCGCCGAAGTCGGGCGGCTTCCCTACCTGGGCGCCCTCGAGTTCCGCAACGGCGGGCCGACCGGCCAGCCCGGCGGCAACAGCGCGTTCCGGCTCGCCGGACTGTGGGACCGGTTCTCGGCCGACGGCCTCGACGTGCCGGCGGGCGGCGTGCTGCTCGTCGACGACCAGGCCGACAGCCGGTGGACCCTCACCATCGCCGCACGCGAGCTCCGCCAGGCGGGCGCGACCGAGGTGCTGCCGTTCGCGCTCGCGCTGCGGGGCTGA